In Musa acuminata AAA Group cultivar baxijiao chromosome BXJ3-9, Cavendish_Baxijiao_AAA, whole genome shotgun sequence, a single genomic region encodes these proteins:
- the LOC135649397 gene encoding beta-glucosidase 12-like isoform X2 yields MALGLCSLLLPLSLLILMVAAQEHTEQKDVHRSSFPTGFIFGAASAAYQYEGAAAEGHRGPSIWDTFTHDHPEAIADRSTGDVAIDFYHRSKEDMGFLKYMGMDAFRFSISWSRILPNGSLSGGVNQEGVDYYNTLINDLLDHGLQPFVTLFHWDLPQGLESQYQGFLSPSIVNDFRDYSEICFKEFGDRVKHWITLNEPWTFCDRGYSSGIFAPGRCSPWTEGKCTEGDSGREPYLCAHHQLLSHAAAVKRYRRKYQASQKGMIGITLITHWFVPYSNSKSDEDAVSRALDFMFGWFMDPLTQGDYPFTMRAIVGNRLPKFTAKQSKMVRGSFDFIGLNYYTTYFANSISLLTKLNASYETDSYTLQSGKRQGTPIGTQAASDWLFVYPEGIREALLYLKNRYNNPIIYITENGVDEVNNASWPLNEALQDDMRVDYYKNHLYFVEKAIRDGVDVRGYFAWSLLDNFEWSDGYTVRFGIVYVDYRNGLKRYPKTSAHWFQEVLNN; encoded by the exons ATGGCTCTCGGACTCTGTagccttctcctccccctctccttgCTGATACTGATGGTGGCAGCGCAAGAGCATACGGAGCAGAAGGATGTGCATCGAAGCAGTTTTCCGACGGGTTTCATCTTCGGAGCTGCCTCCGCCGCGTATCAG TACGAAGGCGCTGCTGCTGAAGGTCATAGGGGACCAAGTATTTGGGATACCTTCACCCACGATCAcccag AAGCGATAGCAGATCGAAGCACCGGCGACGTGGCCATCGATTTTTATCATCGCTCCAAG GAAGATATGGGCTTCTTGAAATATATGGGCATGGATGCTTTCAGGTTCTCCATTTCCTGGTCCAGGATACTACCCA ATGGAAGTTTGAGTGGTGGAGTCAATCAAGAAGGCGTAGATTATTACAACACTCTTATTAATGATCTTCTAGACCATG GCTTGCAGCCCTTTGTGACCCTCTTCCACTGGGATCTTCCTCAGGGTCTTGAATCACAATACCAAGGTTTCCTTAGCCCAAGTATCGT GAATGACTTCCGCGACTACAGCGAGATATGCTTCAAGGAATTCGGGGACCGGGTAAAGCATTGGATCACGTTGAACGAGCCATGGACGTTTTGCGACAGGGGGTATTCGAGCGGTATATTTGCACCCGGTCGGTGTTCTCCATGGACCGAAGGCAAGTGCACCGAAGGCGATTCGGGTCGGGAGCCCTACCTCTGTGCTCACCATCAGCTGCTATCCCATGCAGCTGCCGTGAAGCGGTACCGACGCAAGTATCAG GCATCTCAGAAGGGAATGATAGGCATAACACTGATCACTCACTGGTTCGTGCCTTACTCGAATTCCAAATCTGATGAAGATGCTGTGTCACGAGCTTTAGATTTCATGTTTGGATG GTTTATGGATCCTCTGACTCAAGGCGACTATCCATTTACGATGAGGGCGATCGTCGGGAATCGCCTGCCAAAATTCACTGCCAAGCAATCTAAAATGGTTCGAGGATCATTCGACTTCATCGGACTAAATTACTACACCACCTACTTCGCTAATAGCATTTCCCTTTTGACAAAACTTAACGCCAGCTACGAAACCGATTCCTACACACTCCAGAGCG GTAAACGACAAGGGACTCCCATCGGCACTCAG GCTGCCTCGGATTGGCTATTTGTTTACCCAGAGGGCATCAGAGAGGCCTTGTTGTATCTTAAGAACAGATACAACAACCCAATCATCTACATCACTGAGAACG GAGTCGACGAGGTCAACAACGCGTCATGGCCACTTAACGAAGCCCTACAAGATGATATGAGGGTTGACTACTACAAGAATCATCTATACTTCGTCGAGAAAGCTATCAG GGACGGAGTCGACGTGAGAGGGTACTTCGCATGGTCGTTGCTGGATAACTTCGAGTGGTCCGACGGCTACACTGTTCGCTTCGGGATCGTATACGTCGACTACAGGAATGGGTTGAAGAGATACCCCAAGACCTCTGCTCACTGGTTCCAAGAAGTACTTAATAATTGA
- the LOC135649397 gene encoding beta-glucosidase 12-like isoform X1: MALGLCSLLLPLSLLILMVAAQEHTEQKDVHRSSFPTGFIFGAASAAYQYEGAAAEGHRGPSIWDTFTHDHPEAIADRSTGDVAIDFYHRSKEDMGFLKYMGMDAFRFSISWSRILPNGSLSGGVNQEGVDYYNTLINDLLDHGLQPFVTLFHWDLPQGLESQYQGFLSPSIVNDFRDYSEICFKEFGDRVKHWITLNEPWTFCDRGYSSGIFAPGRCSPWTEGKCTEGDSGREPYLCAHHQLLSHAAAVKRYRRKYQVSSTSIYIHVSYLIIYICRQASQKGMIGITLITHWFVPYSNSKSDEDAVSRALDFMFGWFMDPLTQGDYPFTMRAIVGNRLPKFTAKQSKMVRGSFDFIGLNYYTTYFANSISLLTKLNASYETDSYTLQSGKRQGTPIGTQAASDWLFVYPEGIREALLYLKNRYNNPIIYITENGVDEVNNASWPLNEALQDDMRVDYYKNHLYFVEKAIRDGVDVRGYFAWSLLDNFEWSDGYTVRFGIVYVDYRNGLKRYPKTSAHWFQEVLNN, from the exons ATGGCTCTCGGACTCTGTagccttctcctccccctctccttgCTGATACTGATGGTGGCAGCGCAAGAGCATACGGAGCAGAAGGATGTGCATCGAAGCAGTTTTCCGACGGGTTTCATCTTCGGAGCTGCCTCCGCCGCGTATCAG TACGAAGGCGCTGCTGCTGAAGGTCATAGGGGACCAAGTATTTGGGATACCTTCACCCACGATCAcccag AAGCGATAGCAGATCGAAGCACCGGCGACGTGGCCATCGATTTTTATCATCGCTCCAAG GAAGATATGGGCTTCTTGAAATATATGGGCATGGATGCTTTCAGGTTCTCCATTTCCTGGTCCAGGATACTACCCA ATGGAAGTTTGAGTGGTGGAGTCAATCAAGAAGGCGTAGATTATTACAACACTCTTATTAATGATCTTCTAGACCATG GCTTGCAGCCCTTTGTGACCCTCTTCCACTGGGATCTTCCTCAGGGTCTTGAATCACAATACCAAGGTTTCCTTAGCCCAAGTATCGT GAATGACTTCCGCGACTACAGCGAGATATGCTTCAAGGAATTCGGGGACCGGGTAAAGCATTGGATCACGTTGAACGAGCCATGGACGTTTTGCGACAGGGGGTATTCGAGCGGTATATTTGCACCCGGTCGGTGTTCTCCATGGACCGAAGGCAAGTGCACCGAAGGCGATTCGGGTCGGGAGCCCTACCTCTGTGCTCACCATCAGCTGCTATCCCATGCAGCTGCCGTGAAGCGGTACCGACGCAAGTATCAGGTAAGCAGCACATCCATTTATATACATGTAAGCTATCTTATTATATACATTTGTCGTCAGGCATCTCAGAAGGGAATGATAGGCATAACACTGATCACTCACTGGTTCGTGCCTTACTCGAATTCCAAATCTGATGAAGATGCTGTGTCACGAGCTTTAGATTTCATGTTTGGATG GTTTATGGATCCTCTGACTCAAGGCGACTATCCATTTACGATGAGGGCGATCGTCGGGAATCGCCTGCCAAAATTCACTGCCAAGCAATCTAAAATGGTTCGAGGATCATTCGACTTCATCGGACTAAATTACTACACCACCTACTTCGCTAATAGCATTTCCCTTTTGACAAAACTTAACGCCAGCTACGAAACCGATTCCTACACACTCCAGAGCG GTAAACGACAAGGGACTCCCATCGGCACTCAG GCTGCCTCGGATTGGCTATTTGTTTACCCAGAGGGCATCAGAGAGGCCTTGTTGTATCTTAAGAACAGATACAACAACCCAATCATCTACATCACTGAGAACG GAGTCGACGAGGTCAACAACGCGTCATGGCCACTTAACGAAGCCCTACAAGATGATATGAGGGTTGACTACTACAAGAATCATCTATACTTCGTCGAGAAAGCTATCAG GGACGGAGTCGACGTGAGAGGGTACTTCGCATGGTCGTTGCTGGATAACTTCGAGTGGTCCGACGGCTACACTGTTCGCTTCGGGATCGTATACGTCGACTACAGGAATGGGTTGAAGAGATACCCCAAGACCTCTGCTCACTGGTTCCAAGAAGTACTTAATAATTGA
- the LOC103997718 gene encoding transcription termination factor MTEF18, mitochondrial, which yields MIRRRLSRSIGSSKMPCQLSSLSILPAVSPDILASFKKTPFRFGKGRHSLCRIFLLPTSSAVQKYQPTDRRDVKLSSTPSYDLGRTRLGIGVSLYASVPKNWQNQLPHRSFSANPALMDAYDGSAGSRISRVTRASAQKALFEYLHETRSLQFADADHISKNSPVFLQNLLAKVDNEHNVGRSITRFLRYHPINEFEPFFESLGLKPSELNPLLPRDIMFLSDDEVLFENYHVLCNYGVPRSTIGRMYKEGTDMFRYGYGVLYTKLQAYEKLGLGIPTVIKLVQCCPTILVGDVDDEFLQLLEKLRSIGVELDGIRGCLSDKHSYSWSRILKMLSFLDGMHCSKDELAAFIKSNPRFIFDDSGKKLYILVAILLKLGIKMNNILVLFVQYPQLLVGNFPKNLSESVQFLAEIGMASDDIARILSSHVKVLGSCSYKKPDVVLSRLNLSAKRLCEIIKEDPEQFTNLASRTKASALAKEVGIFLKEKTNFLLKLGFVENSDDMVKALSKFRGRGDQLQERFDCLLNAGLEWGTASEMIKLVPAILNQSTEVIEKKIDYLLNNLGYPLESLVAYPAFLCYSIDKIKLRFSMYFWFKEQGLPTDAKRRKTYHSTIPLGTILSSSEERFTKYFVNCHPGGPDEWKKLKRSVSLR from the coding sequence ATGATAAGGCGCCGATTGAGTCGAAGCATTGGTTCCTCCAAGATGCCTTGCCAGTTGAGTTCCCTCTCGATTCTGCCGGCTGTTTCTCCGGACATTCTTGCTTCTTTCAAAAAGACGCCTTTTAGATTTGGGAAAGGTAGACATAGTCTTTGTCGTATTTTTCTTCTTCCAACCTCGTCCGCTGTTCAGAAATACCAACCGACAGATCGAAGGGATGTTAAGTTGAGTAGCACTCCGTCATATGATCTTGGAAGAACTCGGCTTGGTATTGGTGTGTCACTGTATGCTTCGGTTCCCAAGAATTGGCAAAACCAGCTGCCGCATCGTTCCTTCTCTGCCAACCCGGCCCTGATGGATGCATATGATGGTTCTGCTGGATCACGAATCTCTCGTGTTACCCGGGCCAGTGCGCAAAAAGCTCTCTTTGAGTACCTTCATGAGACTAGAAGCCTGCAGTTCGCTGATGCCGATCATATCAGCAAGAACTCTCCTGTGTTCCTCCAGAATCTCCTTGCGAAGGTTGATAATGAGCATAATGTTGGCAGATCCATCACCAGGTTCCTTCGCTACCATCCCATAAATGAGTTTGAGCCATTCTTTGAGAGTTTGGGTCTGAAGCCATCAGAGTTGAATCCCCTTCTTCCCCGTGATATCATGTTTCTTAGTGATGATGAGGTCTTGTTTGAGAATTACCATGTTCTTTGCAATTATGGAGTTCCTCGAAGTACGATTGGGAGGATGTACAAAGAAGGAACTGACATGTTTAGATATGGTTATGGTGTCTTATACACGAAGCTCCAAGCTTATGAAAAGCTTGGACTTGGCATACCTACTGTTATTAAGTTGGTTCAATGCTGTCCTACAATTTTGGTTGGTGATGTAGATGATGAATTTCTTCAGCTTCTTGAGAAGTTGAGAAGCATAGGGGTTGAGCTGGATGGTATCAGAGGATGTTTATCGGACAAACATTCATATAGTTGGAGCCGGATACTTAAAATGCTGAGCTTTCTTGATGGAATGCATTGTAGCAAGGACGAATTGGCTGCTTTTATTAAAAGTAATCCAAGGTTTATTTTTGATGATTCTGGAAAGAAATTATACATTTTAGTTGCAATCCTATTGAAGCTGGGTATTAAAATGAACAACATTTTAGTTTTGTTCGTGCAGTACCCTCAACTCCTTGTTGGGAATTTCCCAAAGAACTTGTCGGAATCTGTGCAATTCTTAGCAGAAATTGGGATGGCATCAGATGATATTGCGAGAATTTTGTCTTCCCATGTCAAAGTTTTGGGTTCTTGTTCTTATAAGAAACCCGATGTTGTTTTGTCACGCTTGAACTTATCTGCCAAAAGATTGTGTGAAATTATAAAGGAGGATCCTGAACAGTTTACTAACTTGGCttcaaggacaaaggctagtgctttagCTAAAGAAGTTGGAATTTTTCTTAAAGAAAAGACCAACTTCTTGTTGAAGCTAGGATTTGTTGAGAACTCGGACGATATGGTGAAAGCACTTTCCAAGTTCCGGGGCAGAGGTGACCAACTGCAGGAGAGATTTGATTGCCTATTGAATGCTGGATTAGAATGGGGCACTGCCTCGGAGATGATAAAGTTGGTTCCTGCTATACTTAATCAATCAACAGAAGTAATCGAGAAGAAGATCGACTATCTTTTGAATAATTTGGGCTACCCTCTGGAATCGCTTGTGGCTTATCCAGCATTTTTGTGCTACAGTATAGATAAGATAAAGCTCAGGTTTTCAATGTATTTTTGGTTTAAGGAGCAAGGATTACCAACAGATGCTAAAAGAAGGAAAACGTACCACTCCACCATACCCTTGGGCACAATTCTTTCATCTTCGGAggaaagattcacaaaatattttGTCAACTGCCATCCTGGAGGGCCAGATGAATGGAAGAAGTTGAAAAGATCAGTATCTTTGAGATAA
- the LOC135649747 gene encoding O-fucosyltransferase 20-like — MARAKTKHLSDIAVPSQLIHSLSASAFHTLHLSPRKAPRQAGHRFPSLARSPKFLLVSLFFLLALFRTLRIGSELDRLLPLSPVPCSSSSSPEPVRSVLEVAVEGGGSGVGVGAGAVEGEFWRQPDGMGYRPCLDFSEQYRVETEAARGGRRRKYLLVVVSGGLNQQRNQIVDAVVIARILGAALVVPVLQVNLIWGDDSEFSDIFDLEHFKRVLADDVKVVSSLPSTHIRTRPVEEKQTPLHVSPQWIKNRYLKRLNREGVLLLRGLDSRLSKDLPPDLQKLRCKVAFHALRFAAPIQELGNKLAMRMRSKGPYLALHLRLEKDVWVRTGCLPGLSPEHDDAVQRERKLRPKLLTGRSNMTHHQRKLAGFCPLNALEVTRLIKALGAPKDARIYWAGGEPFGGPEALLPLITEFPHLCNKENISQPGELERFASKSSVLAAIDYIVCEQSDVFMPSHGGNMGHLMQGHRAYAGHRKFITPNKRQMLPYFVDASLPDSEFNRIIKDLHRGSLGQPEWRTDKVGKDVTAYPVPECMCNGTSTSAAL; from the exons ATGGCGAGGGCGAAGACGAAGCATCTATCCGACATTGCGGTGCCGTCGCAGCTCATCCACTCGCTCTCCGCTTCCGCGTTCCACACGCTCCACCTGTCCCCCAGGAAGGCCCCGCGGCAGGCAGGCCACCGATTCCCCTCCCTCGCCCGTAGCCCAAAGTTCCTCCTTgtgtctctcttcttcctcctcgcgcTGTTCCGAACCCTCAGGATAGGGTCCGAGCTGGACCGTCTCCTCCCCTTGTCTCCCGTACcctgctcctcctcttcctcgccgGAACCCGTACGGTCGGTGTTAGAAGTGGCGGTGGAAGGGGGAGGAAGTGGTGTCGGTGTTGGTGCGGGAGCGGTGGAGGGGGAGTTCTGGAGGCAGCCGGACGGGATGGGCTACAGGCCGTGCCTTGATTTCAGCGAGCAGTACCGGGTAGAGACCGAGGCGGCGCGGGGAGGCAGGCGGCGGAAGTACCTGCTGGTGGTGGTCTCCGGTGGGCTCAACCAGCAGCGGAACCAGATTGTCGATGCGGTTGTGATCGCTCGCATCCTCGGGGCGGCGCTCGTCGTGCCCGTTCTGCAGGTCAATCTCATCTGGGGCGACGACAG TGAGTTCTCTGACATATTTGATCTGGAGCATTTCAAGCGGGTTCTCGCCGACGACGTCAAGGTGGTGTCGTCGCTGCCGTCGACTCATATCAGAACAAGGCCGGTGGAGGAGAAGCAGACACCTCTACACGTCTCCCCTCAATGGATCAAGAACAGGTACCTGAAGAGA CTTAATCGAGAGGGGGTTTTGCTTCTCAGAGGCTTAGATTCACGGCTATCAAAGGACCTCCCACCTGATCTGCAAAAGCTCCGATGCAAA GTGGCATTCCATGCCCTGAGGTTTGCTGCGCCCATCCAGGAGCTTGGCAACAAGCTCGCCATGAGGATGCGGAGCAAAGGGCCTTACCTCGCGCTGCACCTTCGACTGGAGAAGGATGTGTGGGTGCGTACCGGTTGCCTTCCTGGGCTAAGCCCCGAGCACGATGATGCTGTCCAGCGAGAGAGAAAGCTCCGGCCGAAGCTCCTCACTGGGAGGTCCAACATGACTCACCACCAGCGCAAACTCGCCGGGTTCTGCCCACTGAATGCTCTTGAAGTAACCAG ATTGATCAAGGCACTCGGAGCTCCCAAGGATGCAAGGATATACTGGGCAGGCGGCGAGCCATTCGGAGGGCCGGAGGCCCTGCTGCCATTGATCACAGAGTTCCCGCATTTGTGCAACAAGGAGAACATCTCACAGCCCGGCGAACTCGAGCGATTTGCGAGCAAATCTTCGGTGCTTGCGGCGATCGACTACATCGTGTGCGAGCAGAGCGACGTGTTCATGCCGTCACACGGAGGAAACATGGGGCACTTGATGCAGGGGCACAGGGCGTATGCCGGGCACAGAAAGTTCATCACCCCCAACAAGCGGCAGATGCTCCCATATTTCGTCGACGCTTCTTTGCCGGACTCGGAATTCAATCGGATCATCAAGGACCTGCACCGAGGATCGCTAGGCCAGCCGGAGTGGAGGACCGACAAGGTTGGCAAGGATGTCACGGCCTACCCTGTTCCCGAGTGCATGTGCAATGGAACAAGCACGAGTGCAGCGCTATAA
- the LOC135648946 gene encoding polygalacturonase inhibitor-like, producing the protein MASVLDFLCLLFLVLLLSSSPVSSGKCNKDDKKALFAIKKALGDPYVLIAWTSQYACCDWAGVRCNETTSRVTSLDIDGTNTSFAIPSAVAHLPFLTSLTFHKNPGLTGPIPPAIGTITDLTFLRLDWNSLSGPVPDFLARLTRLDYLNLAFNQFSGAIPASLATHPLGYLAIDHNRLTGPIPESLARSPAAYLYLSNNNLTGSIPPSFASNTFERIDLSRNQLSGDAAHLFGKSKPLQVLDLSRNHAIEFNITQVEIPEEMTALDLNHNRVYGRLPPEMGNVEWQLLNVSYNRLCGPIPSGEGIQRFDRYAFFHNKCLCGPPLPACK; encoded by the coding sequence ATGGCTTCTGTTCTGGACTTCCTTTGTCTTCTCTTCTTAGTGCTTCTCCTTTCCTCCTCGCCGGTCTCCTCGGGCAAATGCAACAAGGATGACAAGAAGGCCCTGTTCGCCATCAAGAAGGCTCTCGGCGACCCCTACGTCCTCATCGCATGGACCTCCCAGTATGCCTGCTGCGACTGGGCCGGCGTCCGTTGCAACGAGACCACCAGCCGGGTCACCTCCCTCGACATCGATGGCACCAACACCTCCTTCGCCATCCCGTCCGCTGTCGCCCACCTCCCCTTCCTCACCTCCCTCACTTTCCACAAGAACCCCGGCCTCACCGGCCCCATTCCCCCTGCCATCGGCACCATTACCGACCTCACCTTCCTGCGCCTCGACTGGAACAGCCTCTCCGGCCCCGTCCCGGACTTCCTCGCACGTCTCACCCGCCTTGATTACCTCAACCTCGCCTTCAACCAGTTCTCCGGCGCCATTCCCGCGTCCCTCGCGACGCACCCCCTCGGCTACCTCGCCATCGACCACAACCGGCTCACTGGTCCCATCCCCGAGTCGCTGGCCCGGTCGCCCGCCGCCTACCTTTATCTCAGCAACAACAACCTCACGGGCTCCATTCCCCCGTCCTTCGCGTCCAACaccttcgagaggatcgacctgtCTCGCAACCAACTTAGCGGCGACGCGGCGCACCTGTTCGGAAAGTCCAAGCCATTGCAGGTTCTGGACCTGTCAAGGAACCACGCAATCGAGTTCAACATAACCCAGGTGGAGATCCCGGAGGAAATGACGGCGTTGGACTTAAACCACAACCGGGTCTACGGGAGGCTGCCGCCGGAGATGGGGAATGTGGAGTGGCAGCTGTTGAACGTGAGCTACAACCGGCTCTGCGGTCCGATACCCAGCGGGGAGGGGATCCAAAGGTTCGATCGATACGCCTTCTTCCACAACAAGTGCCTCTGCGGGCCGCCGCTCCCGGCTTGCAAGTGA
- the LOC135649746 gene encoding probable lipoxygenase 8, chloroplastic, whose translation MLTPQLNRHASSLLFCHGGSLPSGRGVPHGPAVLVRSKKTSKRSGVRSIRCALKEFRSSQAETDAVLAIKAVATVKVTVGGLLSNLGLPRGIDDVKDLLGKTLLLELVSTELDPKTGREKETVKAYAKKAKQHGDEIEYEASFKVPKDFGDIGGVFVVNEHRKEMFLEEIKLDASDHTATATTLTITCKSWVHSKSDNTDKRLFFVNKSYLPAQTPAGLRRLREEELEVIRGDGQGERKAFERIYDYDLYNDLGDPDHDVSKTRPVLGGSKEFPYPRRCRTGRPRSKKDPESETRSGFVYVPRDEAFSEVKSATFSSRTLRSALRAAIPSIETAVIDAKLGFPHFTAIDSLFGDGLTLPKRQGVGFFQGLLPRLVNAITGGTQELLLFDSPEMIERDKFSWLRDEEFARQTLAGVNPYAIELIKEFPLVSKLDPEVFGPPESAITEEMIEEEINGVMTVHEAIENKRLFMLDYHDLLLPYVHKVRKLEGTTLYGSRTIFFLTNDGTLRPLAIELTIPASATGPQWKQVFRPRRDATGAWLWRHAKSHVRAHDSCHHELISHWLRTHCCVEPYSIAAHRQLSEMHPIYRLLHPHFRYTMEINALARQALINGGGIIEISFSPLKYSMEISSVAYDQLWRFDMEALPADLIRRGMAVEDPTAEHGLRLTVDDYPFANDGLLIWSAIKQWVEDYVSHYYPDPSHITDDYELQRWWDEVRTEGHGDKKDEPWWPKLNTLESLIHTLTTIIWVASAHHAAVNFGQYGFGGYFPNRPSIARTNMPTEDAQKENFVRFLRKPEVSLLECLPSQIQATVVMAVLDVLSSHSVDEEYLGSELEAAWVKDPVIQRAYERFNGRIREIEGIIDSRNSDPKLKNRVGAGVVPYELMKPFSKPGITGMGIPNSVSI comes from the exons ATGCTGACGCCTCAACTCAATCGCCATgcttcctccctcctcttctgcCATGGCGGCTCCCTTCCTTCCGGCCGTGGAGTACCCCACGGACCGGCGGTGCTGGTGAGGTCGAAGAAGACCTCGAAGAGGAGCGGCGTGCGCAGTATACGCTGCGCGTTGAAGGAATTCCGGTCCTCTCAAGCGGAGACGGATGCCGTCTTGGCCATCAAAGCGGTCGCCACCGTCAAGGTGACGGTGGGCGGCTTACTGAGTAACCTTGGACTGCCGCGCGGGATCGACGACGTCAAGGATTTGCTCGGCAAAACGCTCTTGCTCGAGCTCGTCAGCACCGAGCTGGATCCAA AGACTGGACGGGAAAAGGAGACCGTCAAGGCTTATGCTAAAAAGGCTAAGCAACATGGGGATGAGATCGAGTACGAGGCTTCCTTCAAAGTTCCAAAGGATTTTGgcgacattggaggggtttttgtAGTGAACGAGCACCGCAAGGAGATGTTTCTGGAGGAAATCAAGCTCGACGCCAGCGATCATACTGCTACTGCTACTACGCTCACTATAACATGCAAATCATGGGTACACTCCAAGTCAGACAACACGGACAAGAGATTGTTCTTCGTCAACaag TCATACCTGCCTGCCCAAACACCAGCTGGGCTTCGCAGATTGAGGGAAGAAGAGCTTGAAGTCATCAGAGGAGACGGTCAGGGAGAGCGAAAGGCGTTCGAGAGGATCTACGACTACGATCTGTATAATGATCTAGGTGATCCAGATCATGATGTGAGCAAAACCAGACCAGTTCTTGGTGGTAGCAAGGAGTTCCCGTATCCGAGGCGCTGTAGGACAGGCCGCCCGAGATCAAAGAAAG ATCCAGAATCGGAAACAAGGAGCGGCTTCGTGTACGTTCCAAGAGACGAGGCTTTCTCTGAGGTCAAATCAGCGACCTTCTCGTCCAGGACATTGCGATCGGCGCTTCGTGCGGCTATTCCCTCCATCGAGACCGCTGTCATCGATGCCAAGCTCGGATTCCCGCACTTCACTGCCATTGACTCATTGTTCGGTGATGGCTTGACACTGCCAAAGCGACAAGGAGTGGGTTTCTTCCAAGGCTTGCTTCCTCGTTTGGTAAATGCCATTACCGGTGGAACTCAGGAACTGCTGCTGTTCGATTCACCTGAAATGATAGAGA GGGACAAGTTCTCATGGCTTAGGGACGAAGAGTTTGCTCGCCAAACGTTGGCCGGAGTGAACCCTTATGCCATTGAGCTGATCAAG GAATTTCCTCTGGTAAGCAAACTCGACCCTGAGGTCTTTGGACCTCCTGAGTCAGCAATAACGGAGGAGATGATCGAGGAAGAGATAAACGGAGTCATGACCGTGCATGAG GCAATCGAGAATAAGAGGCTGTTCATGTTAGATTACCATGATCTGTTGTTGCCGTACGTGCACAAGGTGCGGAAGCTAGAAGGCACCACGTTGTATGGGTCTCGCACCATCTTCTTCCTCACCAACGATGGCACTCTGAGGCCGCTTGCGATCGAGCTCACTATACCAGCCTCTGCGACGGGGCCCCAATGGAAGCAGGTGTTCCGTCCTCGTCGGGACGCAACCGGGGCTTGGCTATGGAGGCATGCAAAGTCGCATGTGCGTGCTCACGATTCGTGCCACCACGAGCTCATCAGCCATTG GCTAAGAACACATTGTTGCGTCGAGCCCTACAGCATCGCGGCGCATCGGCAGCTCAGCGAGATGCACCCGATCTACCGGTTGCTGCACCCCCATTTCCGGTACACCATGGAGATCAATGCGCTTGCAAGGCAGGCCCTCATAAACGGCGGGGGGATCATCGAGATATCGTTCTCCCCGCTCAAGTACTCCATGGAGATCAGCTCCGTCGCCTACGACCAGCTTTGGCGCTTCGACATGGAAGCCCTGCCCGCCGACTTGATCCGAAG GGGAATGGCTGTTGAGGACCCCACAGCCGAGCACGGCCTGCGGCTGACCGTCGACGACTACCCATTCGCGAACGACGGCCTTCTGATCTGGTCTGCCATCAAGCAGTGGGTTGAGGACTACGTCTCACACTACTACCCAGATCCGAGCCACATCACCGACGACTATGAGCTCCAGAGGTGGTGGGACGAGGTCCGGACCGAGGGACACGGCGACAAGAAGGACGAGCCATGGTGGCCGAAACTTAACACGTTAGAGAGCCTCATCCACACCCTGACCACCATCATATGGGTAGCGTCGGCGCACCACGCCGCCGTGAACTTTGGGCAGTACGGATTCGGAGGCTACTTTCCGAATCGCCCATCTATCGCGCGCACCAACATGCCCACGGAGGATGCGCAGAAGGAGAATTTTGTCAGGTTCTTGAGGAAGCCGGAGGTATCACTTCTTGAATGCCTGCCCAGCCAGATCCAAGCGACGGTGGTGATGGCGGTGCTGGATGTGCTGTCGAGCCATTCGGTGGACGAGGAGTACCTGGGTAGCGAGCTGGAGGCGGCGTGGGTGAAAGATCCGGTAATCCAACGAGCCTATGAGAGATTCAATGGAAGGATAAGGGAGATCGAGGGGATCATCGATTCACGGAATTCTGATCCTAAGCTGAAGAACAGAGTCGGAGCGGGCGTCGTCCCTTACGAGCTCATGAAGCCGTTCTCTAAGCCTGGAATTACAGGGATGGGGATTCCTAACAGTGTCTCTATCTAA